A single region of the Microcella sp. genome encodes:
- a CDS encoding NAD(P)-dependent oxidoreductase, with protein sequence MTTTRPAVGFIGLGAMGSAMATRLLDQAFAVTAWNRSERAVLELTQHERATAAETPAAVFAAAPVVHSMLADDEALLTLFSDELLASIPTGRVHVNHATISPAAARELADRHERHAVGYVQAPVLGRSTIAATGGLLVVASGDPESVAAAMPSLEALGQRTWNLGADVTMASVVKIAVNYSLISAMQSIAESVALVEAAGIDSSEFVQILTHTAFSGAAHKGYAPIIAEQRYQPVGFAMSLGLKDLGLAEQAAADRGVSLPIAPVLHELFEAAAADPELRELDWSAVAEVTRRRSGLTPER encoded by the coding sequence GTGACGACCACGCGGCCTGCCGTCGGATTCATCGGCCTCGGCGCCATGGGCTCGGCGATGGCGACACGGCTGCTCGACCAAGCGTTCGCCGTCACTGCGTGGAATCGTAGTGAACGCGCGGTGCTCGAGCTCACGCAGCACGAACGGGCGACGGCGGCCGAGACTCCCGCAGCGGTCTTCGCGGCGGCACCGGTCGTTCACTCGATGCTCGCCGATGATGAGGCGCTGCTGACGCTGTTCAGCGATGAACTGCTCGCGAGCATCCCCACGGGACGGGTGCACGTCAACCACGCGACCATCAGCCCAGCGGCGGCCCGAGAGCTCGCCGATCGGCATGAGCGGCACGCCGTCGGCTATGTGCAGGCACCGGTGCTCGGTCGTTCGACGATCGCCGCCACCGGCGGCCTGCTGGTCGTCGCCTCAGGAGACCCCGAGTCGGTCGCGGCGGCGATGCCGTCTCTCGAGGCGCTCGGGCAGCGAACCTGGAATCTCGGCGCAGACGTCACGATGGCGAGCGTCGTCAAGATCGCCGTGAACTACAGCCTCATCAGCGCCATGCAGTCGATCGCCGAGTCGGTGGCGCTCGTCGAAGCCGCCGGCATCGACTCGAGCGAGTTCGTGCAGATTCTCACGCACACCGCGTTCAGCGGCGCAGCACACAAGGGCTACGCTCCGATCATCGCCGAGCAGCGCTACCAGCCCGTGGGCTTCGCCATGAGCCTCGGGCTCAAAGACCTCGGCCTCGCCGAGCAGGCAGCCGCCGATCGCGGAGTATCGCTGCCGATCGCTCCGGTGCTGCACGAGCTCTTCGAGGCAGCGGCCGCCGACCCCGAGCTGCGAGAGCTCGACTGGTCGGCCGTCGCCGAGGTCACTCGACGACGCAGCGGCCTGACCCCCGAACGCTGA